Within the Bradyrhizobium ottawaense genome, the region GGAATCGTGCTGTCGGCTTCCAGCTCGAACACCCAGTGCCCGTCGGATTGCCGATAGGCGAGCAGCCCTTGTGTCGCCGCGGAGATGCTCTTCTCCAGGGCTTCGGGATCGACTGCAACGGTGTGATCGCCGGACAACATTTCGCTAGACATCCCTCTCTTCGCGACCGGCCGCCGTGAGGCCGGTCACGCAACGTGACCGGTCACGCAACGTCCTGTCAGGCGTGCTGCCTCGACAAAACCAGATCGGCGGCGCGGTCGCCGGACCGCACCGATCCCTCGATGGTTGCCGGCAACCCGGTATCAGTCCAGTCGCCGGCAAGAAACAGGTTCTTGTAAGCCGTCACCGGGCCCGGCCGCAGCGCATTCTGCTCCGGCGTCGCCTCGAAGGTAGCACGGCGTTCGCGCACGATCTGCCACGGCGGCAAGGCCGGTTCTCCCGGCAGGCCGGCGGCCTTGCAGACATCCTGCCAGATCGCCTGCGCCAGTTCCTCACGCGGCAAATCGATCAGCTGGTCGCCATTGCTGATGGTGACCGACAGCCGCTGCGGGAACGCAAACAGCCATTCCACCAGCCCGCCAACGACGCCGACGAGCGGCGGCGCATCCCTTGGCGGATCGAAGCGGAAATGCGCATTGACGATGGCGCGGAATTTCGACGGCGTCTTCAGCCCGGGCAGCAGCGACGCGGCGGGACGCGGCGGTACCGCGAGCACCACGACATCGCCGGCGCCGACCGCCATGCTGTCGCCGCCGAATTTCAGTTCGCCGACCTTGTCGCCGGCGATCGCGAATTCGCGCAGCTCGTGTCCGAGCTGGACCGAGCCGCCCTTGTCCTGCAACAGCTTGATCGCAGGTTCGACCAGCACCGCGCTGAGGCCGTCGCGCGCGATCAGCGGCCGGCAGGCCTGTCCGCCCGCCAGCAGGGTTTCGCGCACGATCGCGCCGGCCAGGCCGGCCGAGCCTTCGGGCGGATCGACATTCAGCGCAGCCAGCAACAGCGGCTGCACCAGCCGCCGGTACAGCGTGCCCTCGCAGGGGATCGCCTTGCCGACAAGCTTGTCGGTCCCTGCCCAGATCAAAGGCATCAATGCCAGATAATCGAGCAGGCCGGTGTCAGGAACGCGGCGCGCCTCGTCGAACACCCACAGCGGCAGGCGGCCCTCGCCGAGGTCGAGCTGCCAGCGCTGGCCGGTCGAGAGGTCGACAAAGGGAAACTGCGCGCGCTTCGGTCCGACCAGCCCCGCCTCGGTCCCGATCGATTTGGCGTAGGCCAGCGCATGGCGGTTGCCGGACAACAGCAGATGGTTGCCGTTGTCGATGGTGAGGTTGGTGGCGGCGTCGAAATAGGACCGGCAGCGGCCACCGGCCTGCTGCGTGGCCTCGTGGACATGCACCGTGTAATTCGCATTCGCCAGCCGCACAGCCGCCGAGAGGCCGGAAATGCCGGCGCCGATGATATGAGCGTTTTTTTGCATCAGATGATCGCGTAACGGAGAAGGATGGCGATCTTCGCCATCTTGTTGACGCGAACCGGCGCGCGCGGAGCGGCAAAGCCCCGGGCAATCAACAGCTCCAGTATCGCACGATAATATTTCGACATGATCCGGGGCGCGCGCACGACGCGCCGCGAATTGCGGCTCATGATCTGGTCGGCCTGGTCGAAATGCGATTTCGCGCGCTCGACCAGCGGCAGGCACACTTTCGGCAGCGTCCGTTCGGCCGAGACCTTCACCGGATCGTCGCTGGTGATGCCGGCGTGCAGCAGGCCCTCGCGCGGCAGATAGAGGCGGCCGAGGCCGGCGTCCTCGTCGATGTCGCGCAGGATGTTGGTGAGTTGCAAGGCGCGGCCGAGATGGTGGGCGAGCAGGATGCCGTCATTCTCGGGCAGGCCGAACACGCGCACCGACAGCCGCCCCACAGCGCTGGCGACGCGGTCGCAATAGAGATCGAGGGTCGCCATGTCGGGCGCCCGGATGTCCTGCGGCACGTCCATCTCCATGCCGTCGATGATGGCCAGGAAATCCTCGCGCTTGAGGCCGAAGCCGCGCACCGACGACACGTAATCCTTCAGCCGCTCCGGCGGACGGCCCTGGTACAGCGCGTCGATGTCGTCGCGCCATTGCTGCAGCGCCGCCAGCCGCTCGGGCCGCGGTCCGTCGGAGTCTGCAATGTCATCGACCTGCCGGCAGAAACTGTAGATCTGGAACATCGCATCGCGCTGTGCGCGCGGCAGGATGCGCATCGCGGCGTAGAACGAACTGCCGGACGCGGTGGTGCCGTAATCTGCGTTGGCCGCCGCCGTGTCCAGCGTCATGCGCCGGCCGCCGGGTTCGACACCGGCCGGCGACCGATCGCGCGGCGGGCCATCTCGCCGGCCATGCCGGCGAAGCTTTGCCCCAGCAATTCGAGCGGCGAAAGATGCACGCGCTCGCTGAGCGGATCGCGCACCTTGAGCATGCCGACGATCCGGTCGGCAAAGGCCTGGATCACGGAAATCTCGAGCCCGAGCCGGAAATCCCGCACTTCGGCGCCAAGCGATTTGCTTTGATCGAGCAGCGCTTCGGTCCGCACCGCGAGCGCCTGCAGGCAGGCCAGCAGCGCCGGCGGCGACTTCGCCTCGCCCAGCATCTCGACGGATGCGCCTGAAGACGCCAGCGCATCGCGCGGCAGGTAG harbors:
- the hpnE gene encoding hydroxysqualene dehydroxylase HpnE gives rise to the protein MQKNAHIIGAGISGLSAAVRLANANYTVHVHEATQQAGGRCRSYFDAATNLTIDNGNHLLLSGNRHALAYAKSIGTEAGLVGPKRAQFPFVDLSTGQRWQLDLGEGRLPLWVFDEARRVPDTGLLDYLALMPLIWAGTDKLVGKAIPCEGTLYRRLVQPLLLAALNVDPPEGSAGLAGAIVRETLLAGGQACRPLIARDGLSAVLVEPAIKLLQDKGGSVQLGHELREFAIAGDKVGELKFGGDSMAVGAGDVVVLAVPPRPAASLLPGLKTPSKFRAIVNAHFRFDPPRDAPPLVGVVGGLVEWLFAFPQRLSVTISNGDQLIDLPREELAQAIWQDVCKAAGLPGEPALPPWQIVRERRATFEATPEQNALRPGPVTAYKNLFLAGDWTDTGLPATIEGSVRSGDRAADLVLSRQHA
- the hpnD gene encoding presqualene diphosphate synthase HpnD, giving the protein MTLDTAAANADYGTTASGSSFYAAMRILPRAQRDAMFQIYSFCRQVDDIADSDGPRPERLAALQQWRDDIDALYQGRPPERLKDYVSSVRGFGLKREDFLAIIDGMEMDVPQDIRAPDMATLDLYCDRVASAVGRLSVRVFGLPENDGILLAHHLGRALQLTNILRDIDEDAGLGRLYLPREGLLHAGITSDDPVKVSAERTLPKVCLPLVERAKSHFDQADQIMSRNSRRVVRAPRIMSKYYRAILELLIARGFAAPRAPVRVNKMAKIAILLRYAII